The nucleotide sequence AACAAATACCTCTTCATGTGTTATAACCAATCAGGCCTGAAAATTCTAGGCAGAATCGTTTCCAACCCAGAAAAATTGGCGCCTGAAAAAGTGTTCGAGAAATACGTGGCGGTTTTACCTCAGATATTTTTTCGCCAATTCAGAAAAGGTTCTGCTGTGAACACCCTTCTTCACGGTTTTGGCTACGTCTCGCAATTCATTTCAAAAAGAGAGAGAGAGTATTATCTATCGATGCTCGAAGGTTATAAGGAAAATCTTGTTTCAATCGCCGAATGCAGGTCCGTTTTGATGTCTTGGATTATTAGGTTCGAGGAAAAATACCTGATCGATCAGACTTTTTTCCAGCCTTTTCCACCTGATATGTTCTAGGGCTAATCCCAATAAGACTGAATGACGTTTTCCGCTACAAAAAAAAGAAAAATACTGACGCTGATGGAAAAAAGCAAACCCGATACGAGCCTCACTGGCTCCAAAGAAGTTATTAAACCCAAAAATTCACCAAGCCATTCAAGAAAAATCAGCCAAGAAGTTATACTTATGAATGCCAGGTGAACATACCATGCCTCGGGGTTTACAAACCGTCTGAGGGCAGGGTATAGAATCGAACCGGAAAAAAAGAATCCCAGGTCTATTCCTGTGCACCTGAAACAGACAACGGCCGGGTATCCAAAAAAATGAGGGCATCTGTCGGGTATTCCATGACAGAACACTTTGTATAAAACCTTGATTTTATATGAGATGGA is from candidate division WOR-3 bacterium and encodes:
- a CDS encoding DUF2085 domain-containing protein, giving the protein MQGKKIKFFDPDKKKYPLWSLIFGLAPLVVWFLGVAPAFLDMHNLFSISYKIKVLYKVFCHGIPDRCPHFFGYPAVVCFRCTGIDLGFFFSGSILYPALRRFVNPEAWYVHLAFISITSWLIFLEWLGEFLGLITSLEPVRLVSGLLFSISVSIFLFFVAENVIQSYWD